Proteins encoded within one genomic window of Cellulomonas flavigena DSM 20109:
- a CDS encoding MFS transporter, with protein sequence MTAPDVDTAPDAMWRARRTTAYAMFALVVLVAFESFAVTTVMPQVADLLGGRELYAFAFAGPLATGAVGMVVAGAWADRRGPAAPFATGVALFVTGLVVAGAAQSMPVLVAGRLAQGLGGGVVNVTLLVAVARAYPPVLHPRVFAWFSTAWVLPSIVGPSLAGLVAELAGWRWVFLGVAVLVLPATVPLLATVRRLGRAEADGTAPAAAAPTPAAPSDAGTDDPGDAARRVGWAVLVAVAILALNVAATLPVPWSPVVAVGAAVVAVAAARPLLPVGALRVRHGLPSVISTRGLLSGAFFGAQVYVPYLLVDRDGWGATASGLGLSTAALAWSASSVVQGRLGSRLRSRTAVRTGATLLVVGVAGAALATALDLPAGVVVAVWTASGAGMGLASSRLNVLLLGWSAPQDQGRNSAANSIADSVGAALALALTGVVFVAAGGDGPYGGPGPFVGAFALTAALAVAALLVAPRVGVPRTERQDVEPDPSSGSARASAAAT encoded by the coding sequence GTGACCGCCCCGGACGTCGACACCGCGCCGGACGCGATGTGGCGGGCGCGACGCACGACCGCGTACGCGATGTTCGCGCTCGTCGTCCTGGTGGCGTTCGAGTCGTTCGCGGTCACCACGGTGATGCCGCAGGTCGCCGACCTGCTCGGCGGCCGTGAGCTCTATGCGTTCGCGTTCGCCGGGCCGCTCGCGACGGGCGCCGTCGGGATGGTGGTCGCGGGTGCCTGGGCCGACCGGCGCGGGCCTGCTGCGCCGTTCGCCACGGGCGTGGCGCTGTTCGTCACCGGGCTCGTCGTCGCGGGGGCGGCGCAGAGCATGCCCGTGCTCGTGGCCGGGCGGCTGGCCCAGGGCCTCGGCGGCGGGGTCGTCAACGTCACGCTCCTCGTCGCCGTCGCGCGCGCCTACCCGCCCGTGCTGCACCCCCGGGTGTTCGCGTGGTTCTCCACGGCGTGGGTGCTGCCGTCGATCGTCGGGCCGTCGCTCGCCGGGCTCGTCGCCGAGCTCGCCGGCTGGCGGTGGGTGTTCCTCGGCGTCGCGGTGCTCGTGCTGCCGGCGACGGTCCCGCTGCTCGCCACGGTCCGCCGGCTGGGCCGCGCGGAGGCGGACGGCACAGCGCCGGCCGCCGCTGCCCCGACCCCCGCCGCCCCGTCCGACGCGGGTACCGACGACCCGGGCGACGCCGCGCGGCGGGTCGGCTGGGCGGTGCTCGTCGCGGTCGCGATCCTCGCGCTCAACGTGGCGGCCACGCTGCCCGTGCCGTGGTCGCCCGTCGTCGCGGTCGGCGCCGCGGTCGTGGCCGTCGCCGCGGCCCGCCCGCTGCTCCCGGTCGGCGCGCTGCGGGTGCGCCACGGGCTGCCGTCGGTGATCTCGACGCGCGGTCTGCTGTCCGGCGCCTTCTTCGGCGCACAGGTCTACGTGCCCTACCTCCTGGTGGACCGCGACGGCTGGGGCGCCACCGCGAGCGGGCTGGGTCTGTCGACCGCCGCGCTGGCGTGGTCGGCGTCGTCGGTCGTGCAGGGCCGTCTCGGGTCGCGGCTGCGCAGCCGCACCGCGGTGCGGACCGGCGCGACGCTGCTCGTCGTCGGCGTCGCGGGTGCCGCGCTCGCGACGGCGCTCGACCTGCCCGCCGGTGTGGTCGTCGCGGTGTGGACCGCGTCGGGCGCCGGCATGGGGCTGGCCTCGTCCCGGCTCAACGTGCTCCTGCTCGGCTGGTCGGCACCGCAGGACCAGGGGCGCAACAGCGCGGCCAACTCGATCGCCGACTCCGTCGGGGCGGCGCTCGCGCTCGCGCTGACGGGCGTGGTGTTCGTCGCCGCGGGAGGCGACGGGCCGTACGGGGGACCGGGCCCGTTCGTCGGTGCCTTCGCCCTCACGGCCGCGCTGGCCGTGGCCGCTCTCCTCGTCGCGCCGCGCGTCGGCGTACCGCGGACGGAGCGTCAGGACGTCGAGCCCGACCCGTCCTCCGGCAGCGCCCGGGCGAGCGCCGCCGCCACCTGA
- a CDS encoding TlpA family protein disulfide reductase encodes MSAPVHDDVPSGGAVAAPGALLDVRGLTGATPGERATLLQVSTAFCAPCRATHRVLARVAAAVPGVRHLDVDVADAPALAAALAVTATPTVVVLDAAGRVVVRAEGVPAPGQVAAALARALPEDGSGSTS; translated from the coding sequence GTGAGTGCGCCCGTGCACGACGACGTGCCGAGCGGTGGCGCCGTCGCCGCGCCCGGTGCCCTGCTCGACGTCCGAGGTCTGACTGGCGCGACGCCAGGGGAGCGGGCGACGCTGCTGCAGGTCTCCACGGCGTTCTGCGCGCCCTGCCGTGCCACGCACCGGGTCCTCGCGCGCGTCGCGGCCGCCGTGCCCGGTGTGCGGCACCTCGACGTCGACGTGGCCGACGCCCCCGCGCTGGCGGCGGCGCTCGCGGTGACGGCCACGCCCACGGTCGTCGTGCTCGACGCGGCCGGCCGCGTGGTGGTCCGTGCCGAGGGGGTGCCCGCGCCCGGTCAGGTGGCGGCGGCGCTCGCCCGGGCGCTGCCGGAGGACGGGTCGGGCTCGACGTCCTGA
- the dapF gene encoding diaminopimelate epimerase has protein sequence MTVTPAPLPAATAADADTLAVTKGHGTQNDFVLLDDRDGALDLAPVLVRRLCDRRAGVGGDGVIRLVASELVPDAPDDARGTAWFMDYRNGDGSVAQMCGNGVRVFARYAQHLGLWDPEDGPLEVGTRAGVRTVVATAPEVGDGPWFTVGMGVVTLVGGDDALASGGDAEVHVGGLAVTRPGLSVDVGNPHTVVVLAQEGDLEQADLTSAPVVRPVPADGTNVELVVPLGEEHAADGTAVGRVRMRVHERGVGETRSCGTGAVAAAAAVRAWGGPQAPAVWLVDVPGGTVRVTLHPDGRADLAGPAVLVAEARVDLAALPA, from the coding sequence GTGACCGTCACGCCCGCCCCGCTGCCCGCCGCGACCGCCGCCGACGCCGACACGCTCGCGGTGACCAAGGGGCACGGTACGCAGAACGACTTCGTGCTCCTCGACGACCGCGACGGCGCGCTCGACCTCGCACCCGTGCTCGTCCGGCGGCTGTGCGACCGTCGCGCCGGGGTCGGCGGCGACGGCGTGATCCGGCTCGTGGCGAGCGAGCTCGTGCCGGACGCCCCGGACGACGCGCGCGGCACCGCCTGGTTCATGGACTACCGCAACGGCGACGGCTCGGTCGCGCAGATGTGCGGCAACGGCGTGCGGGTCTTCGCCCGCTACGCACAGCACCTGGGTCTGTGGGACCCGGAGGACGGGCCGCTGGAGGTCGGGACGCGTGCAGGCGTGCGCACGGTCGTCGCGACCGCGCCCGAGGTCGGCGACGGTCCGTGGTTCACCGTCGGCATGGGCGTCGTGACGCTCGTCGGCGGGGACGACGCGCTCGCGTCCGGCGGCGACGCGGAGGTCCACGTGGGCGGCCTCGCCGTCACGCGACCCGGCCTGTCGGTCGACGTGGGCAACCCGCACACGGTCGTCGTGCTGGCGCAGGAGGGTGACCTCGAGCAGGCCGACCTCACGTCCGCGCCCGTCGTGCGGCCGGTGCCCGCCGACGGCACCAACGTCGAGCTCGTCGTGCCGCTGGGCGAGGAGCACGCGGCCGACGGCACGGCTGTCGGCCGGGTGAGGATGCGCGTCCACGAGCGTGGCGTCGGGGAGACCCGGTCGTGCGGCACCGGCGCGGTCGCGGCGGCCGCCGCCGTGCGCGCGTGGGGTGGCCCGCAGGCCCCCGCCGTCTGGCTGGTCGACGTCCCCGGCGGCACGGTGCGCGTCACGCTGCACCCTGACGGGCGTGCGGACCTCGCCGGCCCGGCGGTCCTCGTCGCCGAGGCGCGGGTGGACCTGGCGGCCCTGCCGGCGTGA